CGTCGTTAAAACCCCTTTTCGGCAAGGTACTCGTCGAAAAGCTCTCGCGCAATGTCTGATACGGACTTGTCCTCTTCGAGTGCCACTTGCTTCAACCGCTTGCGGTAACTCTCCGGAACGTACACGGACAGCTGAACAAGCCTCTCAGATGCCCCTTCAGTGCCCTTTTTGGGGCGCCCGGCTTTCCGTACCTTAGGAGCCGGTCTCTGGGTCTCAGATGCGCTCTCAACGATTTTCTGCTGTCTCTCCTCGGCCTTCTCCGCGGCGACGTCGAAGTAGGAGGTCGATTTCTTGAACTTTCCGGCCATTACAGGACCTCCTCAATCTCGTCCAGGATGTTTTCGATTGCCTGGGCGGCCTTGCCGCTCTTCGCGATTTCGTACACGGGCTTGCCCAGGGCCGCTCCCTGCTTGAAGGCCGCTGCGGTCGGAACGGTGCCCAGCACGGGCAAGTCATCGGCTTCGAGCAGTTCGAGGAACTGACGGTCGACCGTCTGGTTTGCCGCGAAGTTGTTGACGATGATTGCGAACGACAGGTCGGGATTGGCCTCGGTGATGACCTTGATGGTCCTCTTCATCGGCTTCAGGCCCAGTGTGCCCGGCTGGACTGGGATGATCGCGATGTCAGCGTTTTTGGCGTATTCGGCGGTGTCGTCGCTCAAGAATCCGGGTGTGTCGATTACGTTCACGGCGTCCGTGTCGTCGAGCAGCCCCTTTTCGTGGTTTGCGCCGCCCTGTGGGTCTAGGTTGCCGAAACCGACCTTGTGACCGCGGCGCTCGAGGCCCCAGGCGATCTCGTCGGCGAACGTCGTCTTGCCGACGCCGCCCTTCTGGTTGACTAGCAGGATGTTCGTCGCCATGTTCTCCCCTTTCTGAATAGCGTAGTCATATATTAGCACACTAACATATGACTACATTAAGTAATTCTAAATCGCAGGTAGAAATATATGAGCATGTTAAGTAATTAGTATAGTACTACGCTACCGTGCTCATGACTGTGGGTTGGTTTAACCTATAGTCATGCTAAAGTTGCCAAAAGGGGCACAAGGGCCAATACGTTTGCGCAGTGCCGGCACAGCGACCTAGCATCGTGTGCACCGGCGGAATCATCGCAGGCCTGCAAGGAGAGTATATCCACGGGCTCATTGTCGCCGGAGGCCTCGTGATGCAGCACGCGCCGGGCGGCGACTGGAAGCGCGTCGATTGGGATGCGCTTGCCGCCTGGCTCGACAGATACGGTTACAAGGTCGCTGATTGCAAGACGGAGACCCTTCCGACCGCCGACGCGGCGAGTGGGAACGCAAGGGTAAAAACGCATCGTCGCTGAACCAGCGAGTCAGTATTCTTTAGTTGGATGATAGATATTGAAATTAATTAGCGAGATA
This DNA window, taken from Collinsella aerofaciens ATCC 25986, encodes the following:
- a CDS encoding ribbon-helix-helix protein, CopG family; the encoded protein is MAGKFKKSTSYFDVAAEKAEERQQKIVESASETQRPAPKVRKAGRPKKGTEGASERLVQLSVYVPESYRKRLKQVALEEDKSVSDIARELFDEYLAEKGF
- a CDS encoding ParA family protein, translating into MATNILLVNQKGGVGKTTFADEIAWGLERRGHKVGFGNLDPQGGANHEKGLLDDTDAVNVIDTPGFLSDDTAEYAKNADIAIIPVQPGTLGLKPMKRTIKVITEANPDLSFAIIVNNFAANQTVDRQFLELLEADDLPVLGTVPTAAAFKQGAALGKPVYEIAKSGKAAQAIENILDEIEEVL